Proteins from one Prauserella marina genomic window:
- a CDS encoding plasmid mobilization protein: MSVRATLRWSGRCAGLGKGQVCSAFAGSGEGAVRLSRQGSGLRRQRVPGGRPHEVTVRLSDEELEFVEIAAAAAGLSKPSFLVASVMSTREGQGMSVAQRETLAAEVLGVTRVLRRAAENLNRLTRVAQAQGSVPAEVPMAVRRLVEYVARFDGVAARLDPRRGGAR; the protein is encoded by the coding sequence GTGTCGGTCCGGGCCACACTGCGGTGGTCCGGTCGCTGCGCTGGGCTGGGGAAGGGGCAGGTCTGTTCCGCGTTTGCGGGTTCTGGGGAGGGTGCTGTGCGGCTGAGTCGCCAGGGTTCGGGGTTGCGTCGGCAGCGGGTTCCGGGGGGTCGTCCGCATGAGGTGACGGTGCGGTTGAGCGACGAGGAACTGGAGTTTGTGGAGATCGCGGCTGCGGCGGCGGGCTTGTCGAAGCCGTCGTTTCTGGTGGCGTCGGTGATGAGTACGCGCGAGGGCCAGGGGATGAGTGTGGCTCAGCGGGAGACGCTGGCGGCGGAGGTGTTGGGGGTGACGCGGGTGTTGCGGCGGGCTGCGGAGAACCTGAATCGGTTGACGAGGGTCGCGCAGGCGCAGGGGTCGGTTCCTGCTGAGGTGCCGATGGCGGTGCGGCGGCTGGTGGAGTATGTGGCCCGGTTTGATGGGGTTGCCGCGCGGCTTGATCCGCGCCGCGGTGGTGCCCGGTGA
- a CDS encoding DUF6247 family protein, whose protein sequence is MTEDAVEPPFALSGLSPRAIRDAVLEEERAGFERQFRAALDVAGETLDLTGVETVLRAWQRIGELTERDGREKRREVLARAVRVWRNRDNPDPERDRQSREFEERLWARLSEEQRQRVLAHREQVRRQVEVGEPVTDSQGRPMGESEPYVLVPLDELSFDDDAEIAAERP, encoded by the coding sequence ATGACCGAGGATGCGGTCGAGCCGCCGTTCGCTCTGTCGGGCTTGTCCCCGCGGGCGATTCGGGATGCGGTGCTGGAGGAGGAGCGGGCCGGGTTCGAGCGGCAGTTCCGCGCGGCCCTGGATGTGGCGGGCGAGACGCTGGACCTGACCGGGGTCGAGACGGTGTTGCGGGCGTGGCAACGCATCGGCGAGCTGACCGAACGCGACGGCCGGGAGAAGCGGCGCGAGGTCCTGGCGCGAGCGGTCCGGGTGTGGCGCAACCGGGACAACCCTGACCCCGAGCGGGATCGCCAGTCGCGGGAGTTCGAGGAGCGCTTGTGGGCGCGGCTGAGCGAGGAACAGCGTCAGCGGGTGCTGGCGCATCGGGAGCAAGTTCGTCGCCAGGTCGAGGTCGGCGAGCCGGTCACCGACTCGCAGGGCCGGCCGATGGGTGAATCTGAGCCGTATGTCTTGGTGCCGTTGGACGAGCTGTCCTTCGACGACGATGCCGAGATCGCAGCCGAACGTCCGTGA
- a CDS encoding alpha/beta fold hydrolase, whose amino-acid sequence MAARLLRRGRTLLAAGAVTLGAASATYQRLAERRDARRFPPPGELIDIGGRRLHVFRSGSSEPAVIVLPSLSTPADEWVRVQRALADRSDATLVLVDRGGVGWSDPAPWPRTISAMADEVDALITALGITDPVILVGHSVGGLIARLFAARHRERVARLILVDSSHEDQYQRLHEADPSIGDAELWKYAARWRLRVLGWRRLRLALGLLPELRQDAEREVPADLVDAHLARYLSARNRRAVVQEFIGLLLGRQPLRTEARDLGDLPITVVTAGPVGRDDWYPPWLELQAEFLDMSTNTTQIWARHADHHINHDDPELLAQIIHDAARETSRASTGDTPGLG is encoded by the coding sequence ATGGCGGCACGGCTCCTGCGGCGCGGCCGCACCCTGCTCGCCGCCGGCGCCGTCACGCTGGGCGCGGCCAGCGCCACCTATCAGCGGCTCGCCGAACGCCGGGACGCCCGCCGGTTCCCGCCCCCCGGCGAGCTGATCGACATCGGCGGCCGTCGGCTGCACGTGTTCCGGTCCGGCAGCAGCGAGCCGGCAGTGATCGTGCTGCCGTCGCTGAGCACCCCGGCCGACGAATGGGTCCGCGTCCAACGCGCCCTCGCCGACAGAAGCGACGCGACGCTCGTCCTGGTCGACCGCGGCGGCGTCGGCTGGAGCGACCCAGCGCCCTGGCCCCGCACGATCAGCGCGATGGCCGACGAAGTCGACGCCCTGATCACCGCGCTCGGCATCACCGACCCGGTGATCCTCGTCGGGCACTCCGTCGGCGGCCTGATCGCCCGGTTGTTCGCCGCCCGGCATCGGGAGCGGGTCGCGCGGCTGATCCTGGTCGACTCCAGCCACGAGGACCAATACCAGCGCCTGCACGAAGCCGACCCCAGCATCGGCGACGCCGAACTCTGGAAATATGCCGCCCGCTGGCGGCTGAGGGTTCTGGGCTGGCGACGTCTGCGGCTCGCCCTCGGCCTCCTGCCCGAGCTGCGGCAGGACGCGGAACGGGAAGTCCCCGCCGACCTCGTCGACGCGCACCTCGCGCGCTATCTCAGCGCCCGCAACCGGCGCGCAGTGGTCCAGGAATTCATCGGCCTGCTCCTCGGCCGGCAGCCCCTGCGCACCGAGGCCCGCGACCTCGGCGACCTGCCGATCACCGTGGTCACCGCCGGGCCGGTCGGCCGCGACGACTGGTATCCGCCCTGGCTCGAGCTTCAGGCCGAGTTCCTCGACATGTCGACCAACACCACCCAGATCTGGGCCCGGCACGCCGACCACCACATCAACCACGACGACCCCGAGCTGCTCGCCCAGATCATCCATGACGCCGCCCGGGAAACCAGCCGCGCCAGCACCGGCGACACGCCCGGCCTCGGCTGA
- a CDS encoding LNS2 domain-containing protein produces the protein MSGEGVVLFDIDGGLADMSAVTDELGPKPWRRDVWQQFFARLGEATVFDAGRDLVAATAALGFTVIYSTTRPDFTIPATRSWLAAAGLPPAAAVFSRPNKAGTQAALEVKLQHCWIVDRRLRDGYLAAFVDDEPDIVTELRRHGYAGRRFERLHGCDPVDLHAALVFGPGRREFTERKHLREARIAHRTPFTAPLDLASAAR, from the coding sequence ATGAGCGGAGAGGGCGTCGTGCTGTTCGACATCGACGGCGGGCTGGCGGACATGTCCGCGGTCACCGACGAACTCGGCCCCAAACCCTGGCGGCGGGACGTCTGGCAGCAGTTCTTCGCCCGCCTCGGCGAAGCCACCGTGTTCGACGCCGGCCGCGACCTGGTCGCCGCGACCGCCGCGCTCGGGTTCACCGTCATCTACTCCACGACCCGGCCCGACTTCACGATCCCGGCCACCCGATCCTGGCTGGCCGCAGCTGGGCTGCCGCCCGCGGCCGCGGTGTTCTCCCGCCCCAACAAGGCCGGCACCCAGGCCGCGCTGGAGGTCAAGCTGCAACATTGCTGGATCGTCGACCGCCGCCTCCGCGACGGCTACCTCGCCGCATTCGTCGACGACGAACCCGACATCGTCACCGAACTCCGCCGTCACGGCTACGCCGGCCGCCGCTTCGAGCGGCTGCACGGCTGCGACCCGGTCGACCTGCACGCCGCCCTGGTCTTCGGTCCCGGACGGCGAGAATTCACCGAACGCAAGCACCTGCGCGAAGCCCGCATCGCCCACCGCACCCCGTTCACCGCGCCGCTGGACCTGGCCTCGGCGGCCCGCTGA
- a CDS encoding ASCH domain-containing protein, protein MTTRPTEPLVRAHEMGIYKRYFDLIAAGRKTTEIRVNDSSRKKIKEGSLIRFRCQGDDVLTRVTRIARYSDFDEMFDHEEVASVNPLATREDQLANIRQIYPPEREALGVVAIGIELVDPPRPISQ, encoded by the coding sequence ATGACCACCCGCCCCACCGAACCCCTGGTCCGCGCCCACGAAATGGGCATCTACAAGCGCTACTTCGACCTCATCGCCGCCGGCCGCAAGACCACCGAGATCCGGGTCAACGACTCCAGCCGCAAAAAGATCAAGGAAGGCTCGCTGATCCGGTTCCGCTGCCAGGGCGACGACGTCCTCACCCGCGTCACCCGCATCGCCCGCTACAGCGACTTCGACGAGATGTTCGACCACGAGGAAGTCGCCTCGGTCAACCCGCTCGCCACCCGCGAGGACCAGCTCGCGAACATCCGCCAGATCTATCCGCCCGAGCGCGAAGCCCTCGGCGTCGTCGCCATCGGCATCGAACTCGTCGACCCGCCCCGCCCGATCAGCCAGTGA
- a CDS encoding AAA family ATPase: MTSTPTNPALTAALEAAASGDPRRYVITGGPSSGKDDLIAAIHAAGIPCMAEEPGREIYRKHRERLGRHLLREDRREYSLEVLEAFVAEYTAHKHGIRFYNRGIPDGYGWDAFFGLRPTAELEEATRLYRYDAVFVLDPLDTFEDPDDIVWAKDREIRRVHELIVQGYFDAGYQPVFVAPDAAAARLDFICSNLRLPKPSRAA; the protein is encoded by the coding sequence GTGACCAGCACACCCACCAACCCCGCCCTGACCGCCGCCCTCGAGGCCGCGGCCTCCGGCGACCCGCGTCGCTACGTGATCACCGGCGGCCCCTCCTCGGGCAAGGACGACCTGATCGCGGCGATCCACGCCGCCGGGATTCCTTGCATGGCTGAGGAACCGGGCCGGGAGATCTACCGCAAGCACCGCGAACGGCTGGGCCGGCACCTGCTGCGCGAGGACCGGCGCGAGTATTCGCTGGAGGTGCTGGAGGCGTTCGTCGCCGAATACACCGCCCACAAGCACGGGATCAGGTTCTACAACCGCGGCATCCCCGACGGCTACGGCTGGGACGCGTTCTTCGGGCTGCGCCCCACCGCCGAACTGGAGGAAGCGACCCGGCTTTATCGCTACGACGCGGTCTTCGTGCTCGACCCGCTGGACACCTTCGAGGACCCCGACGACATCGTCTGGGCCAAGGACCGCGAGATCCGCCGGGTTCACGAGCTGATCGTGCAGGGCTACTTCGACGCCGGCTACCAGCCGGTGTTCGTCGCCCCCGACGCCGCCGCGGCGCGGCTGGACTTCATCTGCTCCAACCTGCGCCTGCCCAAACCCAGCCGAGCAGCCTGA
- a CDS encoding winged helix-turn-helix domain-containing protein: MRDLDPNDPNPPYRQLARVLVEAITTGELKPGDRLPSQADLRQRFGLANMTIQRAISVLRSQGRVVTRSGSGVYVRDEANPDATGLDPLATNQRIKEILDRIHTLQTRRIVLKELMEEMKSDSDDSQMRVVFDLANASLEETRSLITELASFDFAAEADLERKNMDLWPRARKPVSDGS, translated from the coding sequence ATGCGTGACCTTGATCCGAACGATCCGAACCCGCCGTATCGGCAGCTCGCTCGCGTGCTCGTCGAGGCGATCACCACCGGCGAACTCAAGCCGGGGGATCGCCTTCCGTCCCAGGCAGACCTGCGGCAGCGGTTTGGCTTGGCCAACATGACCATTCAGCGAGCGATCTCGGTGCTGCGCTCCCAGGGCCGCGTCGTGACGCGCAGCGGAAGCGGCGTCTATGTCCGCGACGAGGCGAACCCGGACGCCACCGGCCTCGATCCCCTCGCCACCAACCAGCGGATCAAGGAAATCCTCGACCGCATTCACACGCTGCAAACCAGACGCATCGTGCTGAAGGAACTCATGGAGGAGATGAAGTCCGACTCCGACGACTCGCAGATGCGCGTCGTGTTCGACCTGGCGAACGCGTCGCTCGAGGAGACCCGGAGCTTGATCACCGAACTGGCCTCCTTCGACTTCGCCGCCGAGGCCGACCTGGAGCGTAAGAACATGGACCTGTGGCCGAGGGCGCGCAAGCCGGTCAGCGACGGTTCGTGA
- a CDS encoding HNH endonuclease produces the protein MSVPPGIINDADTQVRGPDMDITQIPPYATPSSWARFLRKAVVTANHTIWIGALADDGYGRFHGPNYGDGDLPADRRGETVRVSRWLWWARHGPLPARTVVMHTCDLPICTKLEHLRPGTQRENLAMAAGRDRLAHVAPGGSRIDRADRRGQAGQSRAIRSAVCAALAAGIDDPHELARIVDEVIALGNSYADQLSLFDIA, from the coding sequence TTGTCGGTCCCACCAGGCATCATCAACGATGCGGACACCCAGGTGAGGGGACCGGACATGGACATCACGCAGATCCCGCCCTACGCCACGCCCTCGTCCTGGGCCCGATTCCTGCGCAAGGCCGTGGTCACCGCGAACCACACCATCTGGATCGGAGCGCTGGCCGACGACGGCTACGGCCGCTTCCACGGTCCCAACTACGGCGACGGTGATCTTCCTGCCGACCGGCGCGGGGAAACCGTCCGCGTCTCCCGCTGGCTCTGGTGGGCCCGGCACGGCCCGCTGCCCGCGCGCACCGTGGTCATGCACACCTGCGACCTGCCCATCTGCACCAAGCTGGAGCACCTACGACCGGGCACCCAACGCGAAAACCTCGCCATGGCCGCCGGCCGCGACCGGCTCGCGCACGTCGCGCCCGGCGGCTCCCGCATCGACCGCGCCGACAGGCGCGGCCAAGCCGGCCAGTCCCGCGCCATCAGGTCCGCGGTCTGCGCGGCACTCGCGGCCGGGATCGACGACCCGCACGAGCTCGCGCGCATCGTCGACGAGGTCATCGCCCTCGGCAACAGCTACGCCGACCAGCTCAGCCTGTTCGACATCGCCTGA
- a CDS encoding tyrosine-type recombinase/integrase, translating to MSELGWRVRYVPAELTLPARPLPFVNELPTAWSDWLADEDVPSGTPYLISPTFEYDVDLNAYFLSHQMLGAAKNTRNGYARDVKAFLDFLWVSRRRTSWRDATEADHIAYLVWRRRDPNGPRIDDATWDRELAGVNSFYRWQLRAGNVAANPIPQRPVRQPPIESGRRRAAGGETPATASHGAAREKIEWLPADSYRRWRDVGMRGYTPAGLPDPAFRGRFAARNSTFCDLMVRTGMRLSEQSALTLFELPLARGLGGYQRFWLPPVIAKGGSARWIYVPESVVADLIAYGEIDRAEVIADARAAGRYRRARRPFVVEDPTRSRPQARQPGGAPIKVRQLDLGERRNLYIDGPDGLEPAAFWLSEYGLPMAVSSWKGLFGEANKRCARHALALRAHAHMLRHTFAVITLEQMQRGHIANLAKLEPAQREHYTRVFGDPPDWVRRRLGHRSVTTTHIYFHCLAELEMETRLALVPDAWEDPRDTALSRIAV from the coding sequence GTGAGCGAGCTGGGCTGGCGGGTGCGGTATGTGCCGGCCGAGCTGACGCTCCCTGCGCGGCCGCTGCCGTTCGTCAACGAGCTTCCGACGGCCTGGTCGGATTGGCTGGCCGATGAGGACGTTCCTTCCGGAACGCCTTATCTGATCTCGCCGACGTTCGAGTACGACGTCGATCTCAACGCCTATTTCCTGTCCCACCAGATGCTGGGCGCGGCCAAGAACACCAGGAACGGCTACGCCCGGGACGTCAAGGCGTTCCTGGACTTCCTGTGGGTCTCGCGGCGGCGGACGTCCTGGCGGGACGCCACCGAGGCCGACCACATCGCCTACCTGGTCTGGCGTCGGCGCGACCCGAACGGGCCGCGGATCGACGATGCGACCTGGGACCGGGAACTCGCCGGCGTCAACAGCTTCTACAGGTGGCAGCTGCGGGCCGGAAACGTCGCGGCCAACCCGATCCCGCAGCGGCCGGTGCGGCAGCCACCGATCGAGAGCGGCCGACGCCGTGCGGCCGGTGGGGAAACTCCCGCAACCGCCAGCCACGGCGCCGCCCGCGAGAAGATCGAGTGGCTTCCTGCGGACTCGTATCGGCGGTGGCGGGATGTCGGGATGCGCGGCTACACCCCGGCCGGGCTGCCGGACCCAGCGTTCCGCGGACGCTTCGCGGCCCGCAACAGCACCTTCTGCGACTTGATGGTGCGCACCGGCATGCGGTTGTCCGAGCAGTCGGCGCTCACGTTGTTCGAGCTCCCGCTGGCGCGTGGCCTGGGCGGCTACCAGCGGTTCTGGCTGCCCCCGGTGATCGCCAAGGGCGGATCAGCGCGGTGGATCTACGTTCCGGAATCCGTGGTCGCCGACCTGATCGCCTACGGCGAGATCGACCGGGCCGAGGTGATCGCGGACGCCCGCGCGGCGGGCCGCTACCGGAGGGCGCGGCGACCGTTCGTGGTCGAGGACCCCACCCGGTCCCGCCCGCAGGCCCGACAACCCGGCGGGGCGCCGATCAAAGTGCGCCAGCTGGACCTCGGCGAGCGCCGCAACCTCTACATCGACGGCCCGGACGGACTGGAGCCGGCGGCGTTCTGGCTGAGCGAGTACGGCCTGCCGATGGCCGTGTCGTCGTGGAAGGGCCTGTTCGGCGAGGCGAACAAGCGGTGCGCCCGGCACGCCCTGGCGCTACGGGCGCACGCGCACATGCTGCGGCACACGTTCGCGGTGATCACCTTGGAGCAGATGCAGCGGGGCCACATCGCGAACCTGGCCAAGCTGGAGCCGGCACAGCGCGAGCACTACACCCGGGTGTTCGGCGACCCGCCGGACTGGGTCCGCCGACGGCTCGGCCACCGGTCGGTCACCACAACCCACATTTACTTCCACTGCCTGGCCGAGCTGGAGATGGAGACCCGCCTGGCGCTGGTCCCGGACGCCTGGGAAGACCCGCGCGACACGGCGCTGTCCCGGATCGCGGTGTGA